Proteins encoded in a region of the Panicum hallii strain FIL2 chromosome 3, PHallii_v3.1, whole genome shotgun sequence genome:
- the LOC112884623 gene encoding cyclic nucleotide-gated ion channel 4-like, whose translation MSSDLSARSSPSSSTTSPSGDARLSGDQLQETTPQQGLANNAGGRSRRGRRHRRVLQWRLGLGGLGAAWALDPRARWVREWNRAYLLACAAGLMVDPFFLYTVSVSGPLMCLFLDGWLAAAVTALRCAVDAMHVWNVATQLRLWRDAARNKRAVDGSSGDEEHQAAAAEEDDDEEEAGAEAPRKLPADARSKKALMLDFFVMLPVMQVVVWVAAPAMIRAGLTTPVMTVLLLAFLLEYLPKICHAVRFLRRMQGQSGYVFGTIWWGIVLNLMAYFVAAHAVGACWYLLGVQRASKCLQEQCRLQAAGCARGVVACAAPLYYGGGAPAAPGGDRLAWARNAQARGTCLASGDSYQYGAYKWTVMLVANPSRLERVLLPIFWGLMTLSTFGNLESTTEWLEVVFNIVTITGGLVLVTMLIGNIKVFLNATTSRKQAMHTRLRAVEWWMRRKNLPRGVRQRVRQFERQRWAATRGVDECQIVRDLPEGLRRDIKYHLCLDLVRQVPLFQHMDDLVLENICDRVKSLIFPKGETIVREGDVVQRMLFIVRGHLRCSQELRNGATSSCTLGPGNFSGDELLSWCLRRPFRERLPTASATLVTLESTEAFGLDAADVKYVTRHFRYTFANDAVRRSARYYSPGWRTWAAVAVQLAWRRYKHRKTLASLSFIRPRRPLSRCSSLGEEKLRLYTAMLTSPKPNQDDDF comes from the exons ATGTCAAGCGATCTCTCGGCGCGCTCGTCGCCTTCCTCCTCCACAACGTCGCCTTCCGGTGACGCGCGGCTTAGTGGAGACCAACTGCAGGAGACGACGCCGCAGCAGGGACTGGCGAACAACGCCGGCGGCAGGAGCCGCCGGGGTCGGCGGCATCGGCGCGTGCTGCAGTGGCGCCTGGGCCTCGGCGGGCTCGGCGCGGCGTGGGCGCTGGACCCGCGGGCGAGGTGGGTCCGGGAGTGGAACCGCGCCTACCTCCTCGCCTGCGCGGCGGGGCTCATGGTGGACCCGTTCTTCCTGTACACCGTGTCCGTGAGCGGCCCGCTGATGTGCCTCTTCCTCGACGGCTGGCTGGCCGCCGCGGTCACCGCGCTGCGCTGCGCGGTGGACGCCATGCACGTGTGGAACGTCGCGACGCAGCTCCGCCTGTGGCGCGATGCGGCGCGGAACAAGCGCGCGGTGGACGGCAGCTCGGGCGACGAGGAGCaccaggcggcggccgcggaggaggacgacgacgaggaggaggcgggcgcCGAGGCGCCGCGCAAGCTCCCGGCGGACGCGAGGTCCAAGAAGGCCTTGATGCTGGACTTCTTCGTCATGCTCCCCGTGATGCAG GTGGTGGTGtgggtggcggcgccggcgatgaTCCGCGCGGGGCTGACGACGCCGGTGATGACGGTGCTGCTGCTGGCGTTCCTGCTCGAGTACCTGCCCAAGATCTGCCACGCGGTGCGCTTCCTCCGCCGGATGCAGGGACAGTCCGGCTACGTCTTCGGCACCATCTGGTGGGGCATCGTGCTCAACCTCATGGCCTACTTCGTCGCCGCCCAC GCCGTGGGCGCGTGCTGGTACCTGCTCGGGGTCCAGCGGGCCAGCAAGTGCCTCCAGGAGCAGTGCCGGCTCCAGGCGGCCGGGTGCGCGCGCGGCGTGGtggcctgcgccgcgccgctctactacggcggcggcgcccccgccgcgccgggcGGCGACAGGCTCGCGTGGGCCCGGAACGCCCAGGCCCGGGGCACGTGCCTCGCCAGCGGCGACAGCTATCAGTACGGCGCGTACAAGTGGACGGTGATGCTGGTGGCGAACCCGAGCCGGCTGGAGCGGGTGCTGCTCCCCATCTTCTGGGGCTTGATGACGCTGAGCACGTTCGGCAACCTGGAGAGCACGACCGAGTGGCTGGAGGTCGTGTTCAACATCGTGACCATCACGGGCGGCCTCGTCCTGGTCACCATGCTCATCGGCAACATCAAGGTGTTCCTGAACGCGACCACCTCCCGGAAGCAGGCGATGCACACGCGGCTCCGCGCCGTGGAGTGGTGGATGCGGCGCAAGAACCTGCCGCGGGGCGTCCGGCAGCGGGTGCGCCAGTTCGAGCGGCAGCGGTGGGCCGCCACGCGCGGCGTGGACGAGTGCCAGATCGTGCGCGACCTCCCCGAGGGCCTCCGCCGCGACATCAAGTACCACCTGTGCCTGGACCTCGTCCGCCAGGTCCCGCTCTTCCAGCACATGGACGACCTCGTGCTCGAGAACATCTGCGACAGGGTCAAGTCCCTCATCTTCCCCAAGGGAGAGACC ATCGTGAGGGAGGGTGACGTGGTGCAGCGGATGCTGTTCATCGTGCGGGGCCACCTGCGGTGCAGCCAGGAGCTCCGGAACGGCGCGACGAGCAGCTGCACGCTGGGCCCGGGCAACTTCAGCGGCGACGAGCTGCTGTCGTGGTGCCTGCGGCGGCCGTTCCGGGAGCGCCTCCCGACGGCGTCGGCGACGCTGGTGACGCTGGAGAGCACGGAGGCGTTCGGGCTGGACGCCGCCGACGTCAAGTACGTGACGCGGCACTTCCGGTACACCTTCGCAAACGACGCGGTGCGGCGCAGCGCGCGGTACTACTCGCCCGGGTGGCGCACCTgggccgccgtcgccgtgcAGCTGGCGTGGCGGCGGTACAAGCACCGCAAGACGCTGGCGTCGCTCTCCTTCATCCGCCCGCGGCGGCCGCTGTCGCGGTGCTCGTCGCTCGGGGAGGAGAAGCTCCGGCTCTACACCGCCATGCTCACCTCGCCCAAGCCCAACCAGGACGACGACTTCTAG
- the LOC112886546 gene encoding probable 1-acyl-sn-glycerol-3-phosphate acyltransferase 5: MECPSSTSSQGHHVNGKQSIDPPGPAIVKNGPRHRPLTPMRQCRGVLCLVVMLLTAFMMMVYLSPITTFLVRLFSVHYSRKSTCFLFGMWLALWPFLFEKVNKTKFIFSGESVPPKGRVLLFANHRTEVDWMYLWDFALRKGHLQCIKYMLKKSLMKLPVFNWSFHLIEFIPVERKWEIDEAIIRRRLSEFKNPRDPLWLAVFPEGTDYTEKKCIRSQEYAVEHGLPILKNVLLPKTKGFNCCLQELRSSIDAVYDITIAYKHRLPTFLDNVYGIDPSEVHIHINGIQVSDIPTSEDEVAAWLIERFRLKDELLSNYSKLGHFPNEGTEGELSTLKCLANFTAVVSATGILTYLTLFSSVWFKVFVAFSCVLLTVTTCYSIHLPQLIGSPEVSTRAKVA; this comes from the exons ATGGAGTGTCCAAGTTCAACTAGTTCCCAAGGGCATCATGTGAATGGAAAGCAAAGCATCGATCCCCCTGGTCCTGCCATCGTGAAGAATGGACCAAGACACCGTCCACTGACTCCAATGAGACAATGCCGCGGAGTATTATGTTTGGTGGTTATGCTATTAACAGCATTCATGATGATGGTTTACCTGTCCCCGATAACTACTTTCCTTGTACGGTTGTTCAGCGTGCATTACAGCAGAAAGTCAACATGTTTTCTGTTTGGTATGTGGCTAGCATTGTGGCCCTTTTTGTTTGAGAAGGTTAACAAGACCAAGTTTATTTTCTCTGGTGAAAGTGTGCCCCCAAAGGGGCGTGTGCTGTTGTTTGCTAACCACAGGACTGAGGTTGATTGGATGTATCTGTGGGATTTTGCACTGAGGAAAGGCCATTTGCAGTGTATCAAGTATATGCTTAAGAAAAGCTTGATGAAGTTGCCTGTTTTTAACTGGTCATTTCACCTTATTGAGTTTATCCCGGTAGAGCGCAAGTGGGAGATTGATGAGGCAATCATCCGAAGGAGGCTATCAGAATTTAAGAATCCCAGGGATCCCCTTTGGCTGGCAGTTTTTCCTGAAGGCACTGATTATAC TGAGAAGAAATGTATCAGAAGTCAGGAGTATGCAGTAGAGCATGGTTTGCCTATTCTGAAAAATGTACTACTTCCAAAGACAAAGGGATTCAATTGCTGTTTGCAAGAGCTGAGGAGTTCTATAGATGCTG TTTATGATATCACAATCGCATATAAACATCGGCTACCGACTTTTCTGGACAACGTTTATGGCATTGATCCTTCCGAAGTCCACATCCATATCAACGGCATCCAAGTCTCTGACATACCGACATCAGAAGACGAAGTGGCTGCCTGGTTGATCGAGCGGTTCCGGTTGAAGGACGAGCTCCTGTCCAATTACTCGAAACTAGGCCACTTCCCGAACGAAGGGACTGAAGGGGAACTGTCAACACTCAAATGCCTCGCAAATTTCACAGCGGTGGTCAGTGCTACGGGCATCCTCACGTACCTGACCCTGTTCTCGTCCGTGTGGTTCAAGGTTTTCGTAGCCTTTAGCTGTGTGCTTCTTACGGTCACGACCTGCTACTCTATACATCTGCCCCAGCTGATAGGTTCCCCTGAGGTGAGCACCCGTGCGAAGGTGGCTTGA
- the LOC112884622 gene encoding G-type lectin S-receptor-like serine/threonine-protein kinase At2g19130: MGAVKRVSPLSRPRERALPTSPLVLLGCAFFAVAAFAGDNIVPGDGISGNETLVSKNGEFELGFFSPGDNIHFFLGVRFKKMPSTSPKFWVRNKVPITDLSASALEVFSGSLCIKEAGATLWCSSGAAPGPSPPAAAAVLLDNGNLVVRDQANSSRILWQSFDYPGDSLLPGARLGLDRDTGSNISMTYEHYPHNGSISVDQSRRNGFVLTTDGLDILGTFPDWMVTSQDNGSSLVLNRPNPNVIEFLQLHLGQVSLMRWSEDSASANKSGWVARWTFPSDCKSSGFFCGSFGACTSNGKCGCLDGFEPSYPVEWGLGYFVTGCTRSLPLSCEANGQTEHNDSFTLIDKLQGLPYDPQDDLAESDEDCKQACFSNCYCVAYVYDSGCKLWYDKLYNMSFASRPPYSKVYVRWGSKLRAKNGLHTRAILLSVAGFIALASVILMLALLWRYRRDLFITCRKFEVEGSLVFYSYGQIKKATRNFSDKLGEGGFGSVFRGTMPGPGSTVIAVKSLKGRGHADKQFRAEVQTVGVIKHTNLVRLLGFCVKGDARLLVYEYMPNGSLESHLFSERSSLLNWDVRYRIALGIAKGLAYLHEGCEDCIIHCDIKPENILLDEEFCVKISDFGMAKLLGREFNSALTTIRGTIGYLAPEWISGQPITKQADVYSLGIVLLEIVSGRRTTKRLKFGDHRYFPLYAAAQVNEGNVMCLLDSRLEGNADVKELDITCRVACWCIQDDKEDRPSIGQVVRMLEGVVDTEIPPIPPSFHNLMEGEGSGIYSDEG; the protein is encoded by the coding sequence ATGGGGGCTGTGAAGCGCGTCTCCCCGCTGTCCCGGCCTCGCGAGCGCGCGCTGCCCACCTCCCCCCTTGTCCTGCTTGGTTGCGCATTCTTCGCCGTCGCTGCCTTCGCCGGAGACAACATCGTCCCCGGCGACGGCATCTCCGGGAACGAGACGTTGGTCTCCAAGAACGGCGAGTTCGAGCTGGGCTTCTTCTCCCCGGGCGACAACATCCACTTCTTCCTTGGCGTCCGATTCAAGAAGATGCCCAGCACCAGCCCCAAGTTCTGGGTCCGGAACAAGGTCCCAATCACTGACCTTTCCGCCTCGGCGCTCGAGGTCTTCAGCGGCAGCCTGTGCATCAAGGAGGCCGGGGCTACCCTCTGGTGTTCGAGCGGGGCCGCGcccggcccctcgccgcccgccgccgccgcggtgctCCTTGACAACGGCAATCTTGTGGTGAGGGATCAGGCCAACTCCTCTCGGATCTTGTGGCAGAGCTTCGATTACCCCGGCGACTCACTGCTACCCGGCGCGAGACTCGGGCTCGACAGGGACACCGGGAGCAACATCTCCATGACGTACGAGCACTACCCGCACAATGGCAGCATCAGCGTCGATCAGAGCAGGAGGAACGGGTTCGTGCTCACCACCGATGGGCTCGATATTCTGGGGACCTTCCCGGATTGGATGGTGACATCTCAAGACAACGGCAGCTCACTGGTGCTGAATCGTCCAAACCCAAATGTGATTGAATTCTTGCAGCTCCATCTGGGGCAAGTCAGCTTGATGCGGTGGTCAGAGGATTCTGCATCAGCAAACAAAAGTGGTTGGGTGGCTCGTTGGACCTTCCCTTCAGATTGCAAATCCAGCGGCTTCTTCTGTGGTTCATTTGGTGCTTGCACAAGCAACGGCAAATGCGGTTGCCTCGATGGATTTGAGCCTTCGTATCCAGTTGAGTGGGGGCTTGGATACTTTGTCACCGGCTGCACGAGATCTCTTCCACTGAGCTGCGAGGCGAATGGCCAGACTGAACATAATGACTCGTTTACCCTGATAGACAAGCTACAGGGGCTCCCTTATGACCCTCAGGATGATTTAGCAGAAAGCGATGAAGACTGTAAACAAGCCTGCTTCAGCAACTGTTACTGTGTTGCGTATGTGTATGACTCCGGATGCAAGCTGTGGTACGACAAGCTGTACAACATGAGTTTTGCTTCTAGACCTCCATACAGCAAGGTTTATGTTCGTTGGGGTTCCAAGCTCCGGGCCAAAAATGGTCTACACACAAGAGCTATTTTATTGTCAGTGGCAGGATTTATAGCATTGGCTTCTGTGATATTGATGCTGGCGCTTCTATGGAGATACAGGAGAGATTTATTTATTACTTGCAGAAAGTTTGAAGTAGAGGGTTCTCTTGTTTTCTACTCTTATGGGCAAATCAAGAAAGCTACAAGGAATTTCTCTGATAAACTTGGCGAGGGAGGTTTCGGTAGTGTTTTCAGGGGAACAATGCCAGGGCCAGGATCAACTGTTATCGCTGTGAAGAGTCTCAAAGGCCGTGGGCACGCAGATAAGCAATTCAGAGCAGAAGTGCAGACAGTTGGAGTGATCAAACACACTAACCTTGTCCGCCTTCTGGGATTTTGTGTTAAAGGGGATGCGAGGTTGCTGGTCTATGAGTATATGCCTAATGGTTCTCTGGAATCACACCTCTTTTCAGAAAGGTCTAGTCTTTTGAATTGGGATGTTCGCTACCGAATCGCACTAGGTATTGCAAAGGGTCTAGCCTATCTTCATGAAGGATGTGAGGACTGCATCATACACTGTGATATCAAGCCTGAAAACATACTACTTGATGAGGAATTCTGCGTTAAAATCTCAGACTTTGGCATGGCGAAGCTTCTTGGACGTGAGTTCAACTCTGCATTGACCACCATCCGAGGAACCATAGGATATCTCGCACCAGAGTGGATATCTGGACAGCCTATCACTAAACAGGCAGATGTTTATAGTCTTGGCATCGTGCTTCTCGAAATAGTCTCGGGGAGGAGGACTACAAAGAGATTGAAATTCGGAGATCATCGGTATTTCCCTCTTTATGCAGCCGCTCAGGTGAATGAAGGGAACGTGATGTGCTTACTGGATAGCAGGCTGGAAGGGAATGCTGATGTCAAGGAGCTTGACATCACCTGCAGAGTTGCCTGTTGGTGCATCCAGGACGACAAGGAAGACAGGCCATCGATAGGGCAAGTTGTTCGCATGCTGGAAGGCGTTGTGGACACTGAGATCCCTCCAATTCCACCTTCCTTTCACAACCTTATGGAGGGTGAGGGCAGCGGTATATATTCCGACGAAGGGTAA
- the LOC112884406 gene encoding uncharacterized protein LOC112884406: MATKPYFLWGDTNAASAAASDSDAAAVFGSRAPETATLLAASTAAGDTAAVSPELGAAAVARPRMRRNSSGSGKQQQPGGGGAKKPPQRGLGVAELERLRCGGDPLRELVADAAGAQGYPLLHYHQQHLLQVPPSAFDSAAGARYCSQLLAPAPPPPPGPAPVCFLHTPAAASCQRAPLVALEQQYFRDRWGRMGGFPTAGNGSGGGADHQPQLLPATLAPEHPSSQNTIWRPAASSCLHTGHRCDICCRRMRALAERGALAPTPPASPNAAGSNTNATPDYSIYDLAAAMGTARQGGAPAAAEAPAKKEVREIEFFPAASAHHTGSGGGGGRVSVRGDSELAAPFSSPYGAAAGRTAPQLDLSLRL; encoded by the exons ATGGCGACCAAACCCTACTTCCTCTGGGGGGACACgaacgccgcctccgccgcggcctccgaCTCCGACGCCGCCGCGGTCTTCGGCTCGCGCGCTCCGGAGACAGCGACGCTGCTGGCCGCCTCCACGGCGGCGGGGGACACGGCCGCggtctcgccggagctcggggcAGCGGCCGTGGCGCGGCCGCGGATGCGGCGGAACTCGTCCGGGTCCgggaagcagcagcagccgggcggcggcggggccaaGAAGCCGCCGCAGCGCGGGCTCGGCGTCGCGGAGCTCGAGCGGCTCCGCTGCGGGGGCGACCCGCTGCGCGAGCTGGTCGCGGACGCCGCCGGCGCGCAGGGATACCCGCTGCTCCACTACCACCAGCAACACCTCCTTCAGGTGCCGCCCTCGGCGTTCgactccgccgccggcgcgcgctACTGCTCGCAGCTGCTGGCCccggcgcctccgccgccgccaggtcCCGCTCCGGTCTGCTTCCTCCACACGCCCGCGGCGGCCAGCTGCCAGAGGGCTCCGCTCGTGGCGCTGGAGCAGCAGTACTTCAGGGACCGGTGGGGCCGCATGGGGGGCTTCCCTACGGCTGGAAATGGCTCCGGCGGTGGCGCCGACCACCAGCCCCAACTGCTGCCGGCGACGCTGGCGCCAGAGCACCCTTCAAGCCAAAACACCATCTGGCGTCCTGCTGCGTCCTCCTGCCTCCACACCGGACACCGCTGCGACATCTGCTGCAGG AGGATGAGGGCCTTGGCAGAGAGAGGAGCACTGGCACCGACGCCTCCTGCGTCTCCAAACGCCGCCGGCTCCAACACCAACGCCACGCCAGACTACTCCATCTACGATCTGGCCGCGGCCATGGGCACCGCTCGCCAG GgcggagcgccggcggcggccgaggcgccgGCGAAGAAGGAGGTGAGGGAGATCGAGTTCTTCCCGGCGGCGAGCGCGCACCAcacaggcagcggcggcgggggcggccgggTATCCGTCCGCGGCGACTCGGAGCTCGCGGCGCCCTTCTCCTCCCCgtacggcgccgccgccggccgcaccgCACCGCAGCTCGACCTGTCTCTGAGGCTGTAG